In Alteromonas naphthalenivorans, one DNA window encodes the following:
- a CDS encoding HlyD family secretion protein, with protein sequence MRKGLFRHQAMQPTSPFQGDLLMTPRASHMGITAILLLWIVGVGIYLTTGSYARKATVEGWLEPSHGVLRLYADARKGRISQVYVSEGQKVKKGEPLLSIEYGVQQPQGETVELKLQQELLAKRKRISDSLARTISIHKSNNAQLLKQLQHAQKDAETIRHILAISYQQWQLAHNQFTSLEVLRNAGHVSNADFDSYKLELLSSQQQWKQAERNNLKSEAEVSRLTHEIAGLPQIQANERTVHENQLSDINQQLLTLNRDRQRILYATQNGVVSSLQASAGLMVDQNRPLLSLLPENSPIEARLLVPVRAAGFIANGQQLAIRYDAFPYQKFGLQEGQIISISETILLPGEWANAPLTVSEPAYLVTARVNSDAIIAYGNPVMLKVGMTFSADVALSQRSLLEWILEPLLSVTKRL encoded by the coding sequence ATGAGAAAAGGACTATTCCGTCATCAGGCAATGCAGCCTACCTCGCCATTTCAAGGCGATCTATTGATGACGCCTCGAGCATCCCATATGGGGATAACGGCAATACTACTTTTATGGATAGTGGGTGTGGGGATATATCTCACAACGGGTAGCTATGCCCGAAAAGCCACTGTAGAAGGATGGTTAGAGCCCTCCCATGGCGTACTAAGGCTGTACGCCGACGCCCGAAAAGGCCGCATATCACAAGTGTATGTCAGCGAGGGCCAAAAAGTTAAAAAAGGCGAGCCATTATTGTCGATTGAATACGGGGTTCAGCAGCCACAAGGCGAAACCGTAGAGCTAAAACTGCAACAAGAGCTTCTCGCTAAGAGAAAGCGGATAAGCGACTCGTTGGCGCGCACCATTAGTATTCATAAAAGCAACAATGCACAGTTATTAAAGCAACTTCAACACGCGCAAAAAGATGCTGAAACAATACGCCATATTTTAGCGATTTCTTATCAACAGTGGCAGTTAGCACACAATCAATTTACGTCACTTGAAGTGTTACGCAATGCTGGCCATGTGAGTAACGCAGATTTCGATAGCTATAAGCTTGAGCTTTTAAGTAGCCAGCAACAATGGAAACAAGCTGAGCGAAATAACCTGAAAAGCGAAGCTGAAGTAAGCCGACTGACACATGAAATTGCCGGTTTACCCCAGATTCAAGCCAATGAGCGCACCGTACATGAAAACCAACTCAGTGATATCAACCAACAGTTACTGACGTTAAATCGTGATCGCCAGCGAATTCTTTATGCAACGCAAAATGGTGTGGTTTCAAGCTTGCAAGCTAGTGCTGGGTTAATGGTCGATCAAAACAGACCACTACTCAGCTTACTTCCAGAAAATTCCCCGATTGAAGCACGATTGTTAGTACCCGTGCGCGCCGCCGGCTTTATCGCTAATGGGCAACAGCTCGCTATTCGATACGATGCTTTTCCTTATCAGAAATTTGGTTTGCAAGAAGGACAGATAATTAGCATCTCCGAAACTATTTTACTGCCAGGTGAGTGGGCGAACGCGCCTTTAACCGTGAGCGAACCGGCTTATTTGGTTACCGCTCGAGTAAATAGCGACGCCATTATTGCCTATGGAAACCCGGTCATGCTTAAGGTTGGAATGACGTTTTCAGCAGACGTAGCGCTTAGCCAGCGTAGCTTACTGGAATGGATTTTAGAGCCGCTGCTAAGCGTCACGAAAAGGTTGTAA
- a CDS encoding helix-turn-helix domain-containing protein produces the protein MITPEVRESTPLLTDIERQQIVKHVDNLNSNALPIDTLSKRELQVARKIMEGLSNKAIAAELFISERTVKFHCANIYKKLKISSRTALIASCFRSIYHPLRLA, from the coding sequence ATGATAACGCCCGAAGTTAGAGAATCTACACCCTTGCTCACCGATATTGAGCGTCAACAAATCGTTAAGCATGTAGATAACTTAAACAGTAATGCCCTTCCTATCGACACCCTGTCTAAACGCGAGCTTCAGGTTGCGCGAAAGATCATGGAGGGCTTGTCGAATAAAGCGATAGCAGCAGAGCTATTTATTAGCGAACGCACCGTTAAGTTCCACTGCGCCAACATCTACAAAAAACTGAAAATAAGCAGCCGCACCGCGCTCATCGCAAGTTGCTTTCGATCGATTTACCACCCCCTAAGGTTGGCCTAA
- a CDS encoding amidohydrolase family protein, which yields MIKTTKSLLAVTLVSALGLSTTYSTHAADDIKKDATINEEKWDVSNPPFALNEVTINTTETTWSSLDIAPNGKYMVFDMLGDIYKVNIDGGDATPITQDFAWNIHPSISPDGSKIAFISDRDGINNLWIMDSNGENLRQVTKEKNNLIHSPKWSPDGEYLLVSKGIMSSRSIPAGEIWMYHNTGGDGLQIKARNHGKKDQQNIADPVFSHDGKHIYFTENTVPGSRFDYNRDPLGGIFAITRFDRENGDESRYISGTGGAVVPTPSPDGKYVAFVRRVKEKTALFLKDIKTGEETPLTTELERDMQEGFGSEGYFAYFDWMPDSSAIVYWTGGTFHSINIDDKTISDININVEATLQYADALRFDVDVAPDEFDVNMIRWSQMSPDGKTLLFQALGKLYVKDVKSGKMKRLTKQNDHGEYYPRFSNDGKAIVYTTWNDDELGSVRIVSARGGKGKVITKQPGHYIEPSFSSDREKVVYRKFTGGYLLDPKYSVDPGIYVADLDRKTEKKVSDGGINPHFADDNSRVYFTESVGGTPYRETQLSSVNLQGNDKRTHLYGADDVSEYKLSHDKKWVAFVYQFKTFVTPFVENGKKVTIGPNMTSLPVTQLSSKAGEYLTWSPDNETVSWFNGPTFYSRSLKEAFAFVDGAPETLPDPVADGINLSFTTDADKPSGYKALIGGKVVTMRDADNTQEVIEDGVIIIKDNRIEAVGKRGDIAIPEGAMQIDASGKTIIPGLVDTHAHGAQGRNEIIPDKNWSQYSNVAFGVTTIHDPSNDTTEIFAASELQRKGDIVAPRIYSTGTILYGAEGLGYKAIINNYEDAYFHVERLKESGAISVKSYNQPRRDQRQQVLWASKNQDMMVVPEGGGKFQQNLTMLVDGHTGLEHSLPIERGYSDVTQLWKATEFGYTPTFVVSYGGMMGEEYWYDRTEVWKNPRLLRYTPATMLHSRSIRRPTAPDNQYNHQNVASYAKELRDNGVSVHIGAHGQREGLAAHWELWIMQQGGFTAWEALRGGTIDGAKHLGMGNDIGSIEKGKLADLVVIDGDVLADLRRSEYVEFTVLNGRVYEAATMNEVGSKTKRSPFFFEENNATFMPRTTAEAIDAKVHHFHWKH from the coding sequence ATGATAAAAACAACAAAAAGCTTATTAGCCGTCACACTTGTGAGCGCCTTGGGCTTAAGCACCACCTACTCTACGCATGCAGCTGACGACATTAAAAAAGATGCAACGATTAATGAAGAAAAATGGGATGTAAGTAACCCGCCATTTGCACTTAATGAAGTTACAATCAACACCACCGAAACCACTTGGTCTAGCTTGGATATAGCCCCGAATGGCAAGTACATGGTGTTCGATATGCTAGGTGATATTTACAAAGTAAATATTGATGGCGGCGATGCCACACCGATCACGCAAGATTTCGCATGGAATATACACCCAAGTATTTCACCGGATGGTTCAAAGATTGCGTTTATTTCTGACCGCGATGGCATTAATAATCTTTGGATAATGGACAGCAATGGTGAAAACCTACGCCAAGTGACCAAAGAAAAGAACAACCTTATTCACTCTCCTAAATGGAGCCCCGATGGTGAATACTTGCTGGTATCCAAAGGCATTATGTCTAGCCGCAGCATTCCTGCAGGTGAAATTTGGATGTATCACAATACCGGTGGCGACGGCTTGCAAATTAAAGCCCGTAATCATGGTAAAAAAGACCAGCAAAACATAGCTGACCCCGTTTTTTCTCACGACGGTAAACATATTTACTTCACAGAGAACACAGTGCCTGGGAGTCGTTTCGACTATAACCGTGATCCTTTAGGTGGCATATTCGCTATTACCCGATTCGACCGTGAAAATGGTGATGAAAGCCGTTACATCAGTGGCACCGGCGGTGCAGTGGTGCCTACACCATCACCGGATGGTAAATACGTTGCGTTTGTTCGCCGGGTAAAAGAAAAAACCGCTCTGTTTTTAAAAGATATTAAAACCGGTGAAGAAACACCGCTTACCACAGAACTTGAACGTGACATGCAAGAAGGTTTTGGCTCTGAAGGTTACTTCGCCTACTTCGACTGGATGCCAGATTCATCAGCCATTGTGTATTGGACAGGTGGTACTTTCCATAGCATCAATATCGACGATAAGACTATCTCAGATATTAACATTAACGTAGAAGCTACCCTTCAATATGCGGATGCACTTCGCTTTGATGTAGATGTGGCACCGGATGAATTTGATGTAAACATGATTCGCTGGTCGCAAATGTCGCCTGACGGTAAAACACTCTTGTTTCAAGCATTAGGAAAGCTTTACGTTAAAGACGTAAAGTCGGGCAAGATGAAACGCCTGACTAAGCAAAATGACCATGGCGAATATTACCCGCGTTTTTCTAACGACGGTAAAGCCATTGTTTACACCACGTGGAATGATGATGAATTAGGGTCAGTACGCATTGTTTCTGCCCGTGGCGGTAAAGGTAAAGTGATTACCAAGCAACCTGGCCATTATATAGAACCATCATTCTCAAGTGATCGTGAAAAGGTGGTGTACCGCAAGTTTACTGGCGGCTATTTACTTGACCCTAAATACTCGGTGGACCCTGGTATTTATGTAGCAGACCTTGATAGAAAAACCGAAAAGAAAGTGTCTGATGGGGGTATTAACCCACACTTTGCAGACGACAATTCACGGGTGTATTTCACCGAATCGGTAGGCGGCACGCCGTATCGAGAAACACAACTTTCAAGTGTTAACTTGCAAGGAAACGATAAGCGAACGCATTTATACGGCGCTGATGATGTAAGTGAGTACAAACTTTCACATGATAAAAAATGGGTAGCTTTCGTTTACCAATTTAAAACCTTCGTCACCCCGTTTGTGGAAAATGGTAAGAAAGTAACTATTGGCCCTAACATGACTTCACTGCCGGTTACTCAGCTTTCATCTAAAGCCGGTGAGTACTTAACATGGTCGCCGGATAATGAAACGGTGAGCTGGTTTAATGGCCCCACGTTCTACAGTCGCTCGCTTAAAGAAGCTTTTGCGTTTGTAGATGGCGCGCCAGAAACCCTGCCCGACCCTGTGGCCGATGGTATTAATTTATCGTTCACTACCGATGCCGATAAACCAAGCGGTTACAAAGCCTTAATTGGTGGAAAAGTCGTGACCATGCGTGATGCCGACAACACCCAAGAAGTGATTGAAGACGGCGTTATTATCATTAAAGATAATCGTATTGAAGCTGTGGGCAAACGCGGAGATATTGCTATTCCTGAAGGCGCTATGCAAATAGATGCCAGTGGCAAAACCATTATTCCCGGGTTAGTTGATACTCATGCTCATGGCGCACAAGGCAGGAATGAGATTATTCCAGATAAAAACTGGAGCCAATACTCGAATGTGGCCTTTGGTGTTACCACCATTCATGACCCATCAAACGATACCACAGAGATTTTTGCCGCCTCTGAACTTCAGCGTAAAGGCGATATAGTGGCACCGCGTATTTACTCTACCGGTACTATTTTGTACGGCGCAGAAGGCCTAGGCTACAAAGCTATCATCAATAACTACGAAGATGCGTACTTTCACGTAGAACGCTTAAAAGAAAGCGGCGCAATTTCGGTGAAAAGCTACAACCAACCACGTCGCGATCAACGCCAACAAGTGTTATGGGCGTCGAAAAATCAAGACATGATGGTAGTGCCTGAGGGTGGTGGTAAGTTTCAGCAAAACCTAACCATGTTGGTCGATGGCCATACAGGATTAGAACACAGCTTGCCTATAGAGCGCGGTTATAGTGATGTAACCCAGTTATGGAAAGCCACCGAGTTTGGTTACACACCTACATTTGTGGTTTCTTACGGCGGCATGATGGGTGAAGAGTATTGGTACGACCGTACCGAAGTTTGGAAGAACCCACGCTTACTTCGCTATACACCAGCCACCATGTTGCATAGCCGCTCTATAAGACGCCCTACCGCGCCTGATAACCAGTACAACCACCAAAACGTAGCTAGCTACGCCAAAGAGCTTCGAGATAATGGGGTTAGTGTACATATTGGCGCTCATGGCCAACGTGAAGGCTTAGCCGCCCACTGGGAACTGTGGATAATGCAACAAGGCGGTTTCACCGCATGGGAAGCATTACGCGGCGGTACTATCGATGGCGCAAAACACCTAGGTATGGGTAACGACATCGGCAGTATTGAAAAAGGTAAATTGGCTGATTTAGTCGTAATTGACGGCGATGTATTAGCAGACTTACGCCGCAGTGAATATGTGGAATTCACCGTACTTAACGGCCGTGTATACGAAGCTGCCACCATGAACGAAGTGGGCAGTAAAACCAAGCGTTCCCCTTTCTTCTTCGAAGAAAACAACGCCACCTTTATGCCAAGAACCACCGCGGAAGCCATTGACGCGAAAGTACATCACTTCCATTGGAAACACTAA
- a CDS encoding peptidase domain-containing ABC transporter yields MTIAHGFTSPVLSALSPKNKVPVVLQTEAAECGLACVSMVAQYYGDKRDMTHLRQHISVSLRGITLKDIMDIAQQMAFQCRALKVEPQDLSQLTLPAILHWDMRHFVVLTKVKQERLTIHDPSIGKRTFTFDEASKHLTGIALEITPKDNFSPPPARPLLKLRNFFTRTVGFKRNLATLLALSALLQLFALASPYYVQTVVDDVLLQGNQALLTALAIGFTFLLLISIFTRVLRRFLILAVSSRLQLQMSASVFQHLLSLPLDFFAKRHVGDVVSRFGSLAHIREFLTTGLVTAFLDGVLAIITLVVMALYSVKLTLCVVLVVAIYLLFRIALIPVTKRLTTEKIALGATEQSHFMESVRGMLPIRVYHQESQRHSQWQNKLVATLNKDISLGKLNIGSDAVNQILFGIENIVVIFIAASLVMDNMLTVGMMLAFIAYKTKFTAAVDGLVSKFIELRMLAVHFSRLSDIVLTEPAETTVLSQQSSPYTNVPSVSGATSSHEIASNTPVIHLKAHNLSYRYGEGCKCIFENLNLSVSAGEIIAIVGASGSGKSTLLKCLMGLYAPFDGTVSHNTISSNHSPVIASVLQEDMCLSGSMAENISCFDEIPNQEKVIRAAQLACIHDEICAMPMQYHSLVGDMGSSLSGGQKQRLLLARALYREPDILFLDEASSHLDIHNEHIINTHLKALNITRIMVAHRPQTIALADTVYQLVDGTLQHSPASEVVEENNNTPLGDS; encoded by the coding sequence ATGACTATTGCTCACGGATTTACCTCACCTGTACTCAGCGCTTTGTCACCTAAAAACAAAGTGCCGGTAGTGCTTCAAACTGAAGCTGCTGAATGTGGCTTGGCCTGTGTGAGTATGGTGGCGCAGTATTATGGCGACAAACGGGATATGACCCACCTTCGCCAGCACATTAGCGTTTCACTTCGCGGCATCACGCTTAAAGATATTATGGATATTGCGCAGCAAATGGCATTTCAATGTCGCGCACTAAAAGTTGAGCCACAAGATTTATCTCAACTAACCCTGCCAGCAATTCTGCACTGGGATATGCGTCATTTTGTTGTGCTGACTAAGGTAAAGCAAGAGCGATTAACCATACACGACCCGAGTATTGGCAAACGCACTTTCACCTTTGATGAGGCGAGTAAACACCTAACGGGAATAGCGTTAGAAATTACGCCTAAAGACAATTTTTCGCCACCACCCGCAAGGCCTTTACTAAAGCTAAGAAACTTCTTTACTCGCACGGTAGGGTTTAAACGTAATTTAGCGACCTTGCTGGCGCTGTCTGCATTACTTCAACTGTTCGCTTTAGCCTCTCCTTATTACGTGCAAACCGTGGTCGATGATGTGTTATTGCAAGGGAACCAAGCATTATTAACCGCGCTTGCTATTGGGTTTACTTTTTTGCTACTGATAAGCATCTTCACCAGAGTGTTGCGGCGCTTTCTGATCCTTGCTGTATCAAGCAGGCTTCAACTTCAAATGTCGGCTTCCGTCTTTCAACATTTACTCTCTCTACCGCTGGATTTTTTCGCCAAAAGGCACGTGGGCGATGTGGTGTCTCGATTTGGTTCCCTCGCACATATTCGTGAGTTCCTCACTACGGGGCTTGTGACTGCATTTCTCGATGGCGTATTGGCCATTATCACGCTCGTCGTGATGGCCCTTTATTCCGTTAAGCTTACATTGTGTGTGGTGCTAGTAGTGGCAATATATCTACTTTTTCGCATCGCGTTAATACCTGTCACTAAGCGACTCACAACAGAGAAAATTGCGTTAGGCGCCACCGAGCAAAGCCACTTTATGGAAAGTGTTCGGGGTATGCTGCCTATTCGTGTCTACCATCAAGAATCCCAGCGCCATAGTCAGTGGCAAAACAAGTTAGTCGCCACTTTGAATAAAGACATTAGTCTGGGAAAACTCAATATTGGAAGCGATGCGGTAAACCAGATTTTATTTGGTATTGAAAACATCGTTGTAATCTTTATTGCGGCATCTTTGGTAATGGATAATATGCTGACGGTAGGAATGATGCTTGCCTTCATCGCTTACAAAACCAAATTCACTGCCGCAGTAGACGGCCTAGTGTCGAAATTTATCGAATTGCGAATGCTGGCCGTACACTTTTCTCGTTTGAGCGATATTGTACTAACAGAGCCTGCTGAAACCACAGTACTGTCACAACAATCTAGCCCCTATACAAACGTACCTTCAGTCTCAGGTGCGACCTCTTCCCATGAAATCGCTTCAAATACACCAGTTATTCACTTAAAAGCCCACAACCTTAGTTATCGCTATGGTGAGGGGTGTAAATGTATTTTTGAAAACCTCAACTTATCGGTTAGCGCAGGGGAAATAATTGCCATCGTTGGTGCAAGCGGCAGTGGAAAAAGCACCTTACTTAAATGCCTGATGGGCCTGTATGCACCGTTTGATGGAACGGTTAGTCACAATACAATTTCATCAAATCATTCCCCAGTCATTGCGTCTGTATTGCAAGAAGACATGTGCCTTTCTGGCTCTATGGCTGAAAACATTAGTTGTTTCGATGAGATACCGAATCAAGAAAAGGTTATACGTGCCGCCCAATTAGCCTGTATCCATGACGAAATTTGTGCCATGCCTATGCAATATCACTCGTTGGTCGGCGATATGGGAAGTAGCTTAAGTGGTGGTCAGAAACAACGGCTACTGCTTGCGCGAGCGCTATACAGAGAGCCCGACATCTTGTTTCTTGATGAGGCGAGTAGCCATTTAGATATTCACAACGAGCACATTATCAATACCCATTTAAAGGCGCTCAATATTACCCGAATAATGGTTGCCCATCGCCCTCAAACGATTGCCCTTGCAGATACTGTCTATCAGTTGGTAGACGGCACTCTGCAGCACAGCCCAGCTTCTGAAGTAGTAGAAGAAAATAATAATACCCCACTAGGAGATTCATAA
- a CDS encoding ATP-grasp domain-containing protein, whose product MQIALIGSESDPQILHVAETLIADKNDPCIINTNYFGEHWQLSYDPDFNDGLLHFNQPTRNGLFRIPLSDITSAYWHQYIPPSVKPSDSVSSQWLDQEYASTLLCWFLFSETKWVNGIDAIRAHHCKPIQLRMAKKLGAKVPYTYIGNASDVALQFCANIGEVVYKPVKGGETAKFVQQGYDTRGLVQALLKERPVTFQAFIEGTNIRSYVLGDEVVSVQIDSHNLDFREDINARPLLTPLPKPMQDLSRKICTGLGMHWCAIDWRKNTKGEYYFLEANPCPFFLFVENETGVDITGRLVKLLTT is encoded by the coding sequence ATGCAGATTGCATTAATAGGGAGCGAGAGTGACCCACAAATTCTACATGTGGCTGAAACCTTAATTGCCGATAAAAACGACCCCTGTATTATCAATACCAACTACTTTGGTGAGCACTGGCAGCTCAGCTACGACCCAGATTTTAATGATGGCCTGTTACATTTTAACCAGCCTACCCGCAACGGTCTGTTTCGAATTCCTCTATCGGACATCACATCTGCCTATTGGCATCAATATATTCCCCCTTCGGTGAAACCCTCTGATAGTGTGTCTTCACAATGGTTAGATCAGGAATATGCCAGCACCTTGTTATGTTGGTTTTTATTCAGTGAAACTAAGTGGGTTAATGGTATTGACGCCATTCGCGCCCATCACTGCAAACCGATTCAATTGCGAATGGCAAAAAAGCTAGGCGCTAAGGTGCCATATACCTACATAGGTAACGCTAGTGATGTAGCTTTACAGTTTTGTGCGAACATAGGCGAGGTGGTCTATAAGCCCGTTAAAGGCGGCGAAACAGCGAAGTTCGTGCAACAGGGCTATGATACTCGCGGCTTAGTACAGGCTTTGTTAAAAGAGCGCCCTGTCACTTTTCAGGCATTTATTGAAGGGACAAATATTCGAAGTTACGTACTTGGCGATGAAGTGGTCAGTGTACAAATAGACTCTCACAACCTCGATTTCAGAGAAGATATAAACGCACGGCCTTTACTGACGCCCCTTCCTAAACCAATGCAGGATTTATCACGAAAGATATGTACTGGCTTAGGCATGCATTGGTGCGCTATCGATTGGCGTAAAAATACCAAGGGTGAATACTATTTCTTAGAAGCCAACCCTTGCCCTTTCTTCTTGTTTGTTGAAAACGAGACTGGTGTTGATATTACCGGCCGTTTAGTGAAATTATTAACCACATAA
- the hslU gene encoding HslU--HslV peptidase ATPase subunit: MSEMTPREIVHELDRHIIGQQDAKRAVSIALRNRWRRMQLEPELRQEVTPKNILMIGPTGVGKTEIARRLAKLAHAPFIKVEATKFTEVGYVGKEVETIIRDLADIAVKMTKETEMKKVKFRAEEAAEERILDVLIPPPEDAWGKKEDVEDRGTRQAFRKKLRQGDLDDKEIEIDVALPQVGVEIMAPPGMEEMTNQLQGMFQNLSGSQKKKKKLKIKDALKMLVEEEAARLVNQEDLKEKAIESVEQHGIVFVDEIDKICKREGNTSGDVSREGVQRDLLPLVEGSTVSTKHGMVKTDHILFIASGAFQMSKPSDLIPELQGRLPIRVELSALEVGDFKRILTEPNASLTEQYKALMLTEGVNIDFVESGIQRIAEAAWRVNERTENIGARRLHTVLERLMEDISFDASEKSGESFVIDEDYVNSHLESLVENEDLSRFIL; this comes from the coding sequence ATGTCTGAAATGACACCTAGAGAAATTGTTCATGAGCTAGACCGACACATTATTGGTCAGCAAGATGCTAAACGTGCGGTATCGATTGCACTTCGAAACCGCTGGCGCCGTATGCAACTTGAACCAGAGTTGCGTCAAGAAGTAACGCCTAAAAATATTCTTATGATTGGCCCAACAGGTGTGGGTAAAACTGAAATTGCGCGCCGCTTGGCAAAATTAGCGCATGCGCCGTTCATTAAAGTTGAAGCCACTAAGTTCACCGAAGTGGGCTATGTGGGTAAAGAAGTAGAAACCATCATTCGCGACCTTGCTGACATTGCCGTGAAGATGACCAAAGAAACTGAAATGAAAAAGGTGAAATTCCGCGCTGAAGAAGCAGCGGAAGAGCGCATTCTTGACGTACTTATTCCTCCTCCTGAAGATGCATGGGGTAAGAAAGAAGACGTTGAAGATAGAGGCACACGCCAAGCGTTCCGTAAAAAGCTTCGCCAAGGCGATTTAGACGACAAAGAAATTGAAATTGATGTGGCACTTCCACAAGTAGGCGTAGAAATTATGGCGCCTCCTGGAATGGAAGAAATGACCAATCAGCTTCAAGGTATGTTCCAAAACTTGTCGGGTTCACAAAAGAAAAAGAAGAAGTTAAAAATTAAAGATGCACTGAAAATGCTGGTGGAAGAAGAAGCCGCACGTTTGGTGAATCAAGAAGACTTAAAAGAAAAAGCGATTGAGTCGGTTGAGCAACACGGCATTGTGTTCGTGGATGAGATTGACAAAATTTGTAAGCGTGAAGGCAATACGTCAGGCGATGTATCGCGTGAAGGTGTTCAGCGTGACTTACTACCCTTGGTAGAAGGGTCAACGGTATCGACCAAGCACGGCATGGTGAAAACAGACCATATTTTGTTTATCGCTTCTGGGGCGTTCCAAATGAGCAAGCCGTCAGATCTTATTCCTGAGCTTCAAGGTCGTTTGCCCATTCGCGTTGAGTTATCAGCCTTAGAAGTAGGTGACTTCAAACGTATTCTTACCGAGCCAAATGCGTCGCTTACCGAGCAATACAAAGCGCTTATGCTGACCGAAGGCGTGAATATCGATTTCGTGGAATCAGGCATTCAGCGTATTGCTGAAGCTGCATGGCGAGTGAACGAACGCACTGAGAACATTGGTGCGCGCCGTTTGCACACGGTACTTGAACGTCTAATGGAAGATATCTCGTTTGATGCGTCTGAAAAAAGCGGTGAGTCTTTCGTGATTGACGAAGATTACGTAAACAGCCACTTAGAGTCGCTTGTAGAAAACGAAGATCTATCGCGCTTCATTCTATAA
- a CDS encoding hydroxymethylglutaryl-CoA reductase, whose amino-acid sequence MFVPSILLKQLYTHGSLTKTDNGVSFALKNRLKDATLKELKWISFDGEKVPSHKISIQSSNDSDISFKALNDAGGMPFSLRQVITVHLELNEEVSPEKRKIGICFSASPFGKLKFEVEDNVTSPTNRKLHIPRDDHDDYGDKIIKQRQSYFESFTGAKIDHVGKYSVDPDKLKGNIEHFIGVAQVPIGIAGPLTIDGEHAKGDFVVPMATTEGTLVASYNRGMKLLNMSGGVKATVVDDAMQRAPVFIFSDARGARDFVTWVNQNISKIREEAEATSSIAKLTYIDHFLSNKFAFLRFNYLTGDAAGQNMVGRATFAACGWILDNYEGVENFYLESNFATDKKASQINIMRTRGKRVTAEATIKREHLLQIMRVEPKSKLIITAGWLG is encoded by the coding sequence ATGTTTGTACCAAGTATTTTACTCAAGCAGCTATATACTCATGGAAGCCTAACCAAAACTGACAACGGCGTTTCCTTTGCACTTAAAAACCGTTTAAAAGATGCCACACTAAAAGAGCTGAAATGGATTTCATTTGATGGCGAGAAAGTCCCTAGTCACAAAATTTCTATTCAAAGTAGCAACGATAGCGATATCAGCTTCAAAGCACTTAACGATGCGGGGGGCATGCCATTTTCATTACGACAAGTCATTACCGTACACCTAGAACTGAATGAAGAAGTCAGCCCTGAAAAACGTAAAATTGGTATTTGTTTTTCAGCGTCACCTTTTGGAAAGCTTAAATTTGAAGTAGAAGATAATGTGACTTCTCCTACCAATCGCAAGTTGCATATTCCCCGTGACGATCACGACGATTATGGCGATAAAATCATTAAGCAGCGTCAGTCATACTTTGAAAGTTTTACTGGCGCCAAAATCGATCATGTTGGCAAGTACTCGGTCGATCCAGACAAATTGAAAGGTAATATTGAGCATTTTATTGGTGTAGCTCAGGTGCCCATTGGCATTGCAGGGCCACTAACTATTGATGGCGAACACGCGAAGGGCGATTTTGTTGTGCCAATGGCCACCACAGAAGGCACCTTGGTTGCCTCGTATAATCGGGGCATGAAGCTGCTTAATATGAGTGGTGGGGTAAAGGCTACGGTGGTAGATGATGCCATGCAGCGAGCTCCGGTTTTCATTTTTAGCGATGCCCGCGGGGCAAGAGATTTTGTTACTTGGGTAAACCAAAACATCAGCAAAATTCGCGAAGAGGCTGAAGCAACCTCGAGCATTGCCAAGCTCACTTATATTGACCACTTCTTATCAAACAAATTTGCGTTTTTGCGTTTCAACTATTTAACCGGTGATGCGGCAGGGCAAAACATGGTGGGGCGGGCTACTTTTGCGGCGTGCGGGTGGATTTTAGATAATTATGAAGGTGTTGAAAACTTCTACTTAGAGTCTAACTTTGCTACCGATAAAAAAGCCTCGCAAATAAATATTATGCGTACTCGTGGTAAACGGGTAACCGCAGAGGCCACGATAAAGCGTGAGCATTTACTGCAAATTATGCGAGTAGAGCCTAAAAGCAAATTGATTATCACGGCAGGGTGGCTGGGGTAG